AAAACCCTGAATTTGATGCACTTATGAGTGCTGTTGACGGCACTGGAGCAAAAATGGATTTATCACATATACCACGTATGTTAAACGGAGGAAATGAAATTGAATTTTTCAAATATATGAAAATAGGTGAAAAAACATCCTCTGTAACAAAAGTTGTAGACATACTTGAAAAAGAAGGGCGCTCAGGCCCAATGGTATTTATAATTAGTGAAACAGAAGTACGAAATAATAAGGGAGAGTTATTATTAATTTCTCGAAGTACTGCTATTAGAAGATAGGAGAAAACAGTGACTACAGCAAATAAACAGGTTTATTTTGATGACGTAGAAGTAGGTATGGATATTCCAAATCTTATTAAGGGTCCAATGACGCAAGCTCATATAATGAGGTGGAGCGCCTCTCAGGAAAACTGGCACCGTATACATTATGATCATCCCTTTTCTTTAGACCATGAAAAACTTCCAAATGTATTAATTAATGGCAGTTGGAAGCAACAAATTATGTGCCAATTAGTCAAAGACTGGGTAGGTTTAGAAGGTTGGTTGTGGAAAATTAGTTTTCAGCATAGATCTATGAATGTTCCTGGAGACTTGATTACAACTTGGGGGAAAGTCACAGATAAATACGAAAAAGACGGTATGGGAATTGTAGAATTAGAAATAGGGTTAAGAAATCAAGATAATGTAGAAGCATGTCCAGGTAAAGCTACCGCAGTTTTACCAATTAAGGGCGGTAATAAAATTCCTTATCCATTTCAACGCCCATCCTAAATTTTGATATATGAATAAAAATAGATCTACAAATATAATTGCTTTACTTCTAATGGTGGGTGGATATTATTCACCATTTTATAGCAATATTATATTTACTACTGGTTTATTTTCACTAGCTGGTGGGATAACTAATTGGCTTGCTGTGTATATGTTATTTGAAAAGATCCCACTAATTTATGGATCAGGAGTAATACCAAATCGATTCGAAGATTTTAAAATTGGTATAAAAAAATTAATTGTACAAGAGTTTTTTACTGAAGAAAGAGTAAATAATTTTTTTGCAGAATATGAAAATCTCTTATCGCCAGACAATATTGCCAATAAAGTTGATTATGAACAAATATTTGAACATTTAAAAGATGGAATCGTAGAATCTTCATTTGGTGGAATGCTCGCTTTAGTGGGTGGAAAAAGTGCTTT
Above is a window of SAR202 cluster bacterium DNA encoding:
- a CDS encoding MaoC family dehydratase, which encodes MSEKSNITPEMKSHIGVASTPVESNMEANISEHRRFVHAIMDEDPIYYDEEFAKTTRYEGIVCPPLFPLSVNRRPLGSSDNLSEGFRKNPEFDALMSAVDGTGAKMDLSHIPRMLNGGNEIEFFKYMKIGEKTSSVTKVVDILEKEGRSGPMVFIISETEVRNNKGELLLISRSTAIRR
- a CDS encoding acyl dehydratase → MDIPNLIKGPMTQAHIMRWSASQENWHRIHYDHPFSLDHEKLPNVLINGSWKQQIMCQLVKDWVGLEGWLWKISFQHRSMNVPGDLITTWGKVTDKYEKDGMGIVELEIGLRNQDNVEACPGKATAVLPIKGGNKIPYPFQRPS
- a CDS encoding DUF445 domain-containing protein, which produces MNKNRSTNIIALLLMVGGYYSPFYSNIIFTTGLFSLAGGITNWLAVYMLFEKIPLIYGSGVIPNRFEDFKIGIKKLIVQEFFTEERVNNFFAEYENLLSPDNIANKVDYEQIFEHLKDGIVESSFGGMLALVGGKSALDVLKEPIIEKLKLVVSDVIDNLKTDAITDNITTNLLEKIESIIDTRLNELTPEMVKQIVQDMIRHHLGWLVVWGGVFGGLIGLITSVLNTSISLF